The nucleotide sequence TCAAGTTTGAAAACGTATCACCAGTTTTTTCTAAGGTAGATTCAAAGTTAAACTCTCCCTCAGATAAATCATCAGGAAAGCTAATATCGCCTCCAAATTTAGAATCACCAAAAAAATCATTTGGAGGTAGTGGTGTTGTTTCAAAAGAGCCTACAATATTGCCATCTACATTTTCAAATGTATACCCTAGTTTTGTTCTCAAATCTGGAGTTGGAGGTGGGGGTGTTGGAGTTGGTGGGGGTGTTGGACCTGATTGCGCCATAGCCGGTGCTGGAGCAACTACCGACTTAACTAAAGGAAATAAAGAACCAAGGGCAAACCCACCCGCTAAGGTTGCCGTTTTCAGTATTTTCCGCCGTGAAACACCAGATATCCCAACGGGTCGCGCTACATACTCTTTAATTCACTGTGCATTTAATTGGTACTTAGTATGAACCACTAACCCCACTGGTATTGGGTCCGTTCCCGCTTGACCTCCCAGTTCCTCTACAGAGCATTTTCGCCGCTTAATTTGCTCTCCTACTCCTTCCCGAATACACAACGGTCTTGGGTAAGGATGAACTAAGCCATCTCGGTCAATGACTGCATACTCATCAGAATAGTAGATAGCACCCGCCTTGACCAATGCTGCGGCTAAGGTAGTTTTGCCGCTAAAACTACGGCCAGGAATAACTATTGCTCGTCCTCGCCATCCCACTACTCCCGCATGGACAAATAACTTATCTTGTACCAACAATCCAACTTGTAAGCACAAATCCGAGTTAAAAATCTATAAAACTCGAATTAATTGCTAAAAAATCGCCAAAATCGCCGAAAAACCTCTTTTTAACCTTTAAATTTTTCTTTCTCATAACTGCTTTTAGAGATCTCGTGAAAAGTTAGAAGCACAGATGAGAAAGCTGAAAATATTGATATATATGTATTGATTTTGGTACGGAGAGGGAGGGATTCGAACCCTCGTTGCCCGAAAAGACAAAGCAGTTTTCGAGACTGCCGCATTCAACCACTCTGCCACCTCTCCAGCAAAGCTTGCTAATTTTAATTGTACTCTATTGGTGAGGTTTCTTAAGAAAGCTTTTTTATAGATAATCTGGTACAATTATCGATAATCCTACCCGACGAGCAAAATGTACAAGCCAGATGATTTGCTCAACTTTTAGGGAGATCTGTGTCAAAATAGAATTTTTAATAAATAGGTAGGTCGCGGGGTGCTTCTTTCCATCAAAACAAAGCTCAAACTAAATAAGCGTCAAAAAACCCTTATGGCTAAACACGCTGGCATAGCGCGTTTTACCTATAATTGGGGGTTGGCTACTTGGAATGACTTGTATAAATCCCGATTGAAGCCTAATATATACCTACTTAAAAAGTTTTTCAACAAGCATTTAAAAGCCGAATATGCTTGGATAAAAGAAAAAGGAATTTGCCAAAAGATAACACAGTATGCTTTTGAACACCTAGGCCAGGCTTTTAGCCGATTTTTTCAAGGAATTGGAGAAAAACCCCAATTCAAGAAAAAGGGAAAACATGACTCTTTTACGCTCGATAATGGTGGTAAGCCTTTAAATGTAGGAGGACGTTCTTTAAAACTACCAACTATTGGTTGGGTTAAAACTTATGAAGCGCTTCCCCACACGACTTGTAAAAAGTTCACTATTTCTAGGACGGCCGATGAATGGTTTATTTCTTTTACATATGAACAAGATAAAAAGCCAACAAATAAGGAATATGAGGTAGTAGGTGTAGATTTGGGGGTGAAAACTCTTGCTACCTTAAGCACGGGCAAGGTTTTCCCCAATCAAAAGCATTACAAAAGAAATTTAAATAAGCTCCAAAAGCTGTCTAGATCATATTCTCGTAAAGTTAAAGGAAGTAATAACCTTCTTAAAGCCCAAATCAAACTAGCAAGATATCACGCTAAGATTAAGAACGTTCGACATGATAATCTTCACAAAATTACTACTTATATCGCTAAAAACCACAAGCTTATAGTAATGGAAGATTTAAACGTTAAAGGAATGCTATCATTAGACAAACTATCGCAATCTATTGCTGATTGTGGATTTTATGAATTCAAAAGGCAATTGACCTATAAAGCTGATAAGTTTGGTTCGGAGTTATTGTTAGCTTCTAGATGGTTCCCTAGTTCAAAAACTTGCTCAAATTGCGGTTGTAAGAAAGAAAAACTCTTACTATCTGATAGAGTTTTTAATTGTGATAGTTGTGGCTTTTCAATAGATCGTGATTTAAACGCTTCGATTAATATAAGTCGTTTGGCTGAGACGACTAAGCCTGCTTGAGGGATAACCGCTCCTATGCTCCCGATGATACAGGTAGGAAACATCAAAAATAGACGAGTGTCTATAATTGTCTAAGTTTTCCACAGCAGAAGATGGGAAAAGGGACGCACTGTTCATCATTCATATACTCAAAACAGATTAATCGATGGAAAATTTTTGGACAGAGGTATTACAATTAGCCGAGACGACCACAAAAAGAGTAGGTAGTCAGTTAATCGCTGATTTTGGCAAATTACAGGCTACTAAAAAAGAAGATGGCAGTTTAGTCACTAAAGCTGATCGTTGGGCCGATGAAGAAATTACCCAGGCCATCACAGCTACATTTAAAGATCATGGTGTTTTGGGCGAAGAAACTAGCCATATTTTCCCCGCTAATGATTGGTGTTGGATTATTGATCCCATTGATGGCACCACTAACTTTACCCGAGGTGTGCCCATTTGGGGAATATCGCTAGGATTATTGTATCGAGGTACTCCCGTTTTTGGATATGTCTATTTGCCTCTGTTAAATCACTCTTATTATGGCTATTGGTTAGAGAATTCGGGTTTAATTGGACCTGTAGGCGCTTATTTAAATGGAGAACCCATTCATACCAGTACAGATGCGCCTTCAAAAAGTCATCTGTTTAATCTCTGCGCTCGTAGTATTGATGTTCTAAAACAGCCTTTTCCTTGTAAGATTCGCATGATTGGGGTAGCCAGTTATAATATTTTGCTGGTGGCCGTTGGTGCGGCTTTAGGTGGGGTGGAAGCTACGCCGAAAATTTGGGATATTGCCGCCGTTTGGGTTATTCTCCAAGCCGCAGGCGGAGCATTTATTGCTTTAGACAAAACGGAAATTTTTCCCTTGACTGTAGGACAAAATTATGGTAAAAATTCATTTCCTTGTCTAGTGGTCAGTCGTGAAGAATTAGTGCCTGTATTTAAACCTTTAGTGGAGTTTTTAGCGAACTCAAATTGAACCCTAGAGACGTTGTGCGGAAAGCGTTCCGCACCCCAGCCTACAACGTCTTTACAGAAATTATTCAGTGAATCTCACCCATGCAAAAAAATTGCTTTTTTGGCGCGAGATAGAGTTATTTTCCATTAATCTTTGTTCTGCTTGTTTTTAAGCCGGTTCAACTTACGTTTTAAATTTTTAAAATTATCCGTCTCTAAAATTTCAGCTACCTGTTTATCCTTTTTTGTTTTATCAATTTCTATTTTTAACTCTTCAACTTGTTGTTTTAACTTTTCTTCTCTCTCTTTAATTTGCTTTACCATATTTTGAAATACCCGGGCTAGTTGCCCTAGTTGATCATCGCGTGCCGCCACTTCGTTTAAACTTTCTATTTCAAATGTTCCTTGTTCGATCGCCGCCGCCGCCCGAGTAATTTTTTCTACCTGCTTCAAATATTTCATTAAAATTTCATTTTTGCCATAAATTTCATTTTCTAAATTAGTGGAATGTTCGGTAATGGTTTCCAAGACAATTTCTAAATCAGCTTTATCTATCTTTAAAGACTCTATTTCTTGCTGAAGTTCTTCGACTTTTTTAGTTAATTCTTCTTGATTTAACTCGTTATTTTCCATTGGCTTACAACTCATTTAATTCGAGAACTAGACTAGGCATTAAACGCTGTAAGTTTTTTAAAGATTTATTTTGCCAATCAATTTTTTTAGACCCTTTAACTACCATATTACTTTTTTGTTTTTTTCGCACATTAATAATAAATCTAGATAACATACTGATTCCCGAACTATTTAAAAATTCCAATTTTTGTAAATCCAGAATAATGAGCGGCGGTTCTTCGGCTGCCACTTTATTTAAAAACTCGATGATCGGCCCATAATCCTTCATTCCATTTAACCTAAATGAACCTCTAAAGTTGATAACCATTGTTTGGGGATCATAATCAATATGGTAATTTTCCGATTGAATTTCCATTGTGTATATCTCCTAATTCATCGAGCGCTCGGCGGCTGAAGAGATGATTCAAATCATTGATTTAGACCGTAATTTGAACCATCGTTGTTACAAGCACTAAATTGTAATCCGGTTGAAGTGGCTCTATTTTCCATCCTATTTTAGCTAAATAATCCTGAATTATCGTCAAAAATCCCAATCCAGAATTCATCGAATTTTCATCCTCAGCTAGGTTTTCCAAATGCTGAATATACAATTCTTCTGGGTCAGAATTAATTAAGGTTTCAATCACTGATTCTAACTTATGCACGACGGAACTAGAAGTACAATTAGTAGCAAATAAAATCACAAGGTTTTGCAGTAAATAAGTGCCAAACTGAATGGGAAGCGTTGAGGTTTCATCATGAAACTTAGTAGCATTTTCCAATAATTCATTAGCAATATAACTAATAGCACTTTTTAGATTAGCTTGCCGTTGAACACTCTTGGGGTCATCCTCACTAGGAGGGAAAAAAGTTGCCAAATAATTAGCAACAAAATCTGCCGCTAACCCATTATTACACCAACGCTGCTGTAGGGGAACAGAACAAGGTGAAAAGCTAATCATTAAACACTTTTCTGGTAAATCTTCCCTAAAATCACCAAAAATTTGTCTCATTTTTTGGCCATGCACAAATATTAAGGATACGCGGTGCCGAACGAGTTCCACACCTGAGTCAGTTTTGTGATCATTGGCGCGATCTCATCAATGGGTAGCACATGAGTAGCCGCATTTAACTGTACAGCCGCTTTTGGCATTCCATAAACCACAGAGGTCTTTTGGTCTTGTGCGATGGTATGCCATCCCAGAGAACGTAACTGACTTAACCCTTGGGCCCCATCTTTCCCCATTCCCGTTAAAAGTATAGCAATTCCTTTACCTTGAACGTGTTGAGCAACACTTTTAAAAAAGACATCTACACTTGGACGGTAAGGATAATTTTGTGGCTCCTTAGTGTATGTTACCGTCAAATCGGGGAGCAATAATAGATGATCGTTTGTACCAGCTAACAAAACTTTACCCATTTCTGGGCGGCTTCCTTCGCCTGCTTCTAATACCGTTAAAGGAGTTTGATGATCCAACCATTCAACGAAATTAGGCACAAATTGACGCTCTAAATGTTGAATAATGATGATCGCTGCCGGCAAATTAGCCGGTAAATGAGATAATATGCAAGCGAGCGCTTTTGGTCCTCCAGTGGATGCACCAATAACCACTAACAGAGGAACAGAAGTTAAACTCAAAGATCGATGAGGGGGTAAATATCTCCTACGCTTTTTATTGACTCCTGTTAAAGTGCCAATCATAGCAATTTTATCCAGTAAAATCTCAGTCATTTCTGGCTCTACTTCAGTTCCTAGCATGGGCAGATGAACCACATCTAAAGCTCCATAACCCATCGCTTCAAAAATTTTAGCTGAATCCCGTTTTAAATTTTCTGTGATCATTAAAATTGCACAGGGAGATTTTATCATAATCTCTTGAGTCGTCTTAGCGCCATCTAGATGCGGCATGAGGACAGCCATTAAAATTACATCGGGCGGATCAGTAATACACTGATTGATTCCTTGCCGTCCATCTCTAGCTACCCAAGCAACCTGATAATCTGGAACCTTAGCGATCACTCGCCGCAGAGATTCCACGATCTTTGCTGTGTCATTAACAATCGCTATTCTCATCTTATTTTTGTTTTAAGACCAGCAAAGTAATATCATCATAAACCTGCTGTTTGCCAATATGTTCACGGACATCATTAATAATCATCTCTTTAATCTCATTAACGGTTTTTTGCCAGTTTTCGCTGATGATTTCACATAATCGTTCTATTCCATATAACTCCCCCCATTCATTTTCTGCCTCGGTAATTCCATCAGTATAAAGAACAACCCCATCACCCGGATTTAAGTAAATTTCGGCTTCGCTGATAAAGTCGGTAATATCTTCTTCTAGTCCTACGGGAAATCCTAACTCGAAAGTATCAATTAATTCTACTTTACCACTAGCACGCACGACGATGATAAATTCATGCTGTCCACTGAAACGGATTCGATTATTTTGATAATCAAGTAAAATCAACGTCAAATTTTTATCTGAGTTAATCCGTTGTACATTGTCATAGATGGTTTGGTTAAGAACTTGTAAAAATTGAATGGGATTGGTTTCATTTTGATTTAATAAAGTTCGGATAGCGGTTTGTACCATTAGCATCACCATACCACTTTCTAACCCATGACCGGTTACATCTCCAATGCCGATTTTAACGCTACCGTTATGATAAAGAACATCATAATAATCCCCTCCTACATCAGAAGCCGGTTCCATAAATCCGGCAATTTCTAAACCTTCAATTTGATTAAGTTCAGTATCTTTAGGGAGGATCATCTGT is from Gloeothece verrucosa PCC 7822 and encodes:
- a CDS encoding RNA-guided endonuclease InsQ/TnpB family protein, whose translation is MLLSIKTKLKLNKRQKTLMAKHAGIARFTYNWGLATWNDLYKSRLKPNIYLLKKFFNKHLKAEYAWIKEKGICQKITQYAFEHLGQAFSRFFQGIGEKPQFKKKGKHDSFTLDNGGKPLNVGGRSLKLPTIGWVKTYEALPHTTCKKFTISRTADEWFISFTYEQDKKPTNKEYEVVGVDLGVKTLATLSTGKVFPNQKHYKRNLNKLQKLSRSYSRKVKGSNNLLKAQIKLARYHAKIKNVRHDNLHKITTYIAKNHKLIVMEDLNVKGMLSLDKLSQSIADCGFYEFKRQLTYKADKFGSELLLASRWFPSSKTCSNCGCKKEKLLLSDRVFNCDSCGFSIDRDLNASINISRLAETTKPA
- a CDS encoding inositol monophosphatase family protein; this encodes MENFWTEVLQLAETTTKRVGSQLIADFGKLQATKKEDGSLVTKADRWADEEITQAITATFKDHGVLGEETSHIFPANDWCWIIDPIDGTTNFTRGVPIWGISLGLLYRGTPVFGYVYLPLLNHSYYGYWLENSGLIGPVGAYLNGEPIHTSTDAPSKSHLFNLCARSIDVLKQPFPCKIRMIGVASYNILLVAVGAALGGVEATPKIWDIAAVWVILQAAGGAFIALDKTEIFPLTVGQNYGKNSFPCLVVSREELVPVFKPLVEFLANSN
- a CDS encoding chemotaxis response regulator protein-glutamate methylesterase, with amino-acid sequence MRIAIVNDTAKIVESLRRVIAKVPDYQVAWVARDGRQGINQCITDPPDVILMAVLMPHLDGAKTTQEIMIKSPCAILMITENLKRDSAKIFEAMGYGALDVVHLPMLGTEVEPEMTEILLDKIAMIGTLTGVNKKRRRYLPPHRSLSLTSVPLLVVIGASTGGPKALACILSHLPANLPAAIIIIQHLERQFVPNFVEWLDHQTPLTVLEAGEGSRPEMGKVLLAGTNDHLLLLPDLTVTYTKEPQNYPYRPSVDVFFKSVAQHVQGKGIAILLTGMGKDGAQGLSQLRSLGWHTIAQDQKTSVVYGMPKAAVQLNAATHVLPIDEIAPMITKLTQVWNSFGTAYP
- a CDS encoding DUF6272 family protein, producing MRQIFGDFREDLPEKCLMISFSPCSVPLQQRWCNNGLAADFVANYLATFFPPSEDDPKSVQRQANLKSAISYIANELLENATKFHDETSTLPIQFGTYLLQNLVILFATNCTSSSVVHKLESVIETLINSDPEELYIQHLENLAEDENSMNSGLGFLTIIQDYLAKIGWKIEPLQPDYNLVLVTTMVQITV
- a CDS encoding slr1659 superfamily regulator, which encodes MEIQSENYHIDYDPQTMVINFRGSFRLNGMKDYGPIIEFLNKVAAEEPPLIILDLQKLEFLNSSGISMLSRFIINVRKKQKSNMVVKGSKKIDWQNKSLKNLQRLMPSLVLELNEL
- a CDS encoding PP2C family protein-serine/threonine phosphatase; this translates as MSNPQITVLLIDDQPIIGEAIRRILAAEINIAFHYCSDPTQALKIAQKVHPTVILQDLVMPDMDGLLLVRFLRAKDAPTRDVPLVVLSSKEDPTIKAKAFALGANDYLVKLPDAAELIARIRYHSNAYINFLKRQEAEERLKEENLRLSAELDVTRRIQQMILPKDTELNQIEGLEIAGFMEPASDVGGDYYDVLYHNGSVKIGIGDVTGHGLESGMVMLMVQTAIRTLLNQNETNPIQFLQVLNQTIYDNVQRINSDKNLTLILLDYQNNRIRFSGQHEFIIVVRASGKVELIDTFELGFPVGLEEDITDFISEAEIYLNPGDGVVLYTDGITEAENEWGELYGIERLCEIISENWQKTVNEIKEMIINDVREHIGKQQVYDDITLLVLKQK
- a CDS encoding HAMP domain-containing protein is translated as MENNELNQEELTKKVEELQQEIESLKIDKADLEIVLETITEHSTNLENEIYGKNEILMKYLKQVEKITRAAAAIEQGTFEIESLNEVAARDDQLGQLARVFQNMVKQIKEREEKLKQQVEELKIEIDKTKKDKQVAEILETDNFKNLKRKLNRLKNKQNKD